The genomic segment TCGGTCTCTCCAAAGCACGCGCCCACCACCGCATCACCCTCGCACACTCCCTCTATCCCAAACCGACCACGCCTAGCCCTGGCAGTAACGGTGATAAGTCAAATGGCGGACCTGACGGTAGCTCAAATGATGATGACTCGGGTGATGATGACCCCGACCCAGAACCCGAAGCTGAACCCGGACAGGAGCCTGCATCAGGGTCTGAACCTGGAACTTCTGGTGGCGCTGGTACTCCTGAGCCCACTCACCCCGGTGGAACACATATCAGCGCCGAAAAACACGCCATCATCACCGACGAACTCACACACCTCAACCCCAACACCACACCCAGTTATAAGGACCTACGCGACCAAGCGCTGGGCCAAGCCATCTGGCGCACCCCAGAAGACCTCCGCACCTGGCTGCGACACCAAATCACCACAGCCAACACTGTCTACCCCAACCCCATCACCGCCATGGGCAAACGCTACCTCGCCCTGAGCAAACCCGATGCCAACAACATGGTCCGCATCCACGGACTCATCCCAGCAAGCACCGCAGCACTAATCACTGCGAACACTGCACCGCTGACCAAACGTGGTGACCTGGTCGATATCCCCGCAAGTGATGACACCCGTAACCGAGGGCAACGCTACGCCGACGCACTGCACCACATCATGGACACCTACAACCACGGCATTGTCACCCCAGCACGCGGAGGCACAGCCAGCATTATCATCTCCATGACCACTGATGATATTGATGACATCAACCACAGTGATGCCAGCCCGTTGAACACGCTCTACCCCACCAACACCGGCTACTCCTTGAACCTAGCAGAGATCATGAACCTCATCGCCGCGAAATACGACTTCGCTGTATTACTGGACGGGGCTACCGGGCAGCCACTTAATGTCCACCGAATGCAACGCAATGCGAACCTGACCCAACGCATCGCCGTGTTCGCCTCAGAACTAGTGTGTTCTGCACCGAACTGTGACAGACCTCAGTTAGAGTGCGAGATCCATCATCTTGATCCCTGGATTCGAGGTGGGCTAACCAACCTAGTCAACCTGACGCAGCAGTGTTTTAACCATCATCCGCGCAATGATGACACGCGCAGTGGAGTCAATGGCAAGGGATTTATGGATCGTGATCCTGTGACTGGTCGAGTAGGGCATTATCCACCCGGTGGGGATAATGGTCCGGTGTTTAATCGCTCGGCGGCCGCTGATGCATCGGGTGGTGCGTGGGCACGACGAAAACACCGTGCTACTGGCCCGCCGGGAGGACAACAACCACCTGATCCTCCCGGCCCCTATCCCAATGATGGTGGGTTATTTCACCGACCCGCATCCTAAACAACAACCATGAGCACCAGGTACACAGTCATACCCAGACACGCTACTCAAGCACAGTGTCCAGACACGCCCAAATATGACCACTCCAAAACTTTAAAGAATCATGCCAAATAGCAAGCCAAGCACATAGGTCACTGATGCTGCACCGTAGCCAATGGCAAGCTGTCGCAACGCTCTGACTCCTGGTGGTTTTCCAGAGAGCAAGCCGGTTGTAGCCCCTGTTGCCATCAAGGAAATTCCCACCAAGATTAGTGAGGTAACCGCAGCTACTAGGCCTTCCAGTCCAAAGACATACGGAATAATTGGGAGGAATGCGCCCACAGAGAACGCCAGGAAACTGAACGTAGCAGCCGAACGAGCAGAGCCCGCACTTTGCACTTCTGTGCTGCCGAGGACGTTATCGCTCACGCGCTTTTGCTCGCCGATCTTGGCAAGCACACGTTTTGCTTTCACTTTAGCTTCGTCCTCGCTCATGCCGCGGGCTCGGTAGACCAGCTCTAGTTCGTTCGATTCGACATCGAGTGCGTGGAGGGCTTCGCGGGCTTTGGGGTCCGGGAGGGAGGCGTCGAGAAGCTCTGTTTGGGAACGCACAGAGATGTACTCGCCGGCGGCCATGGAGAGGGCACCGGACAGCAGGCCGGAGACGCCCGTAATGAGCACGATTTGGGCGGGCACGCCAGTGGCCATAACACCTATGACGAGTGCCACGTTAGAGACAAGGCCATCGTTGATGCCGAATACCGCGGCGCGGAAGTTACCGCTCATGCGTTCACGGCCACGGCTAGCTAGTCCTCGCACCACTTCTGCATGGATGCGCTCATCGGCGCTGATGTGCTGGGGTGCATCAATATCGTCGTCGTAGGGGCTGCGTGTTTCTGCTGATTGGATGAGTGCAAGGGTAAACACGGAACCAAAACGGCGCGCTAAAAAGCCCAACAGTTGAGTTTTTGCATCAGGTTTTGGCGGGTTCTGAGCCGCATCGCCGAGCTGTTCCACCCAATAATCTGCGTGGCGGTCTTCGGCATCTGCAAGTGTGAGAAGGATTTCTTGCTCTTCCCCACTGCGACGCCTGGCAAGGTCGCGGTAGGCGGCCGCCTCAGATCGCTCGTTTGCCAGGTAGCCACGCCAACGTTTGATTTGTTCTGGTGTGGGCTGGTTGGTGGACATTATGCACTTCCGAATCTACGATCCCGTTTTGCGTATTCAAGGACTGCGTCAAACAAGTCTTGTTTTTTAAAGTCGGGGAACAGCTTATCCTGATACACCATTTCGGCGTATGCAGATTGCCACAGCAGGAAATTAGAGGTGCGTTTTTCGCCAGAGGGACGCAGGAAAAGATCCACGTCGGGCATATCGGGTTCGTCCAGGAAGTTGGCGAAGGTTTTCTCGTTGATCTGCTCAGGGCGAAGTTCTCCGGCAGCAGCGAGTCGGGCGATTTCGCGGGTGGCATCAATAATTTCTGCGCGACCGCCGTAATTCACACACATGGCCAGCGTCATGGTGGTGTTGTCTTTGGTCAGTTCTTCTGCAGATTCCAACTCGCGGATCACTGAACGCCACAGACGCGGACGGCGGCCAACCCACCGCACACGGACACCTTTTTCATGCAAGCTATCGCGCTGGCGGCGCAGTACATCGCGGTTAAAGCCCATGAGGAAACGCACTTCATCGGTGGAACGGCGCCAGTTTTCAGTGGAGAAAGCATAGGCAGAAAGGTAGGGAACGCCGAGTTCAATGCAAGCGTCGACGACGTCAAGGAGAACTGCTTCGCCGCGCTTGTGGCCTTCGGTGCGTTTCATGCCACGGTCGGTAGCCCAGCGTCCGTTTCCATCCATGACAAGCGCAATGTGCTCGGGTAGGAATTGGGCAGGAATTTGGGGTACTTGAAATTCGCTCACCTAAACTATTCTGCCATGTGAGCTTTCTAAGCTTGGTCTAGTACCGCCAATGTGGGTAGTTTCCGCTCAATATGCCACTGCAGATGCGCGGTAGTCAGGCGGTGGATGGTGCTTTGCTGCTCGGGATGCTCGAGAGGAATGCGTGCTGTGTGACCATTGGCTACAAGCCACATCATGTGCAAAGTTTCTGCTGGTACAGCTATGCTTCCGGCTTGTCGGCAATACAAACACACTGCCCCACCAGCACCGGGATTAAACGCAGTGTGTGGTCCGGGACGTCCACAGGAAGCACAATCAAACAGGCTTGGTGCCCAGCCTGCATGGTTCATGGCACGCAGCATGAATTCATCCAAATCCAGCACAGGTTCGGCGGAATCTTGGATGTTTTTCAAAGCGCGGGTGGTTTCTTCAAAAAGATGCGGATCTTTTTCCAGACCAGCAATGTGAGTGGCGATCTCTAAAATTGCCGATGCGCAGGAATATCGAGTGAAATCTTCGATGATTCCGGAAGCGTAATAAGCAACCGTATCGGCCCCTGAAATGGTGGATAATTTCCGGCTGGGATAAAGCTGTACATCTAATTCAACAAAGAGCTGAAGCCGCGAGCCGAACCGTGATTTGGAACGGCGCACGCCTTTGGCAACACCACGCACAATGCCGTGGTTTCGGGTGAGCAACACAATGATCCGGTCAGCCTCACCGAAATCATAGGTTTTGACAACAAGTGCCCGGTCCCGAAAACTCTCTCTACGCATTGTTCCCGATTAGAAACCTAGGCGGTTCAATGCCTTTGGATCGGACTGCCAGTTCTTCAGCACCTTGATGCGCAGGTCAAGGAACACATTCTGGCCAAGCATCTTGATGATGTCCTGACGGGAAGTGTGAATGATGCGGCCAAGACGCTGGCCCTTGTGCCCCACGATGATGTCTTTTTGTCCAGGGCGCTCAACATAGATGATCGCGTGCACAGAAAGCACACCGTTGCGCTCAGGGTCTGGAAGGATCTCATCAACTTCAACTGCCACGGAGTGTGGCAGTTCATTTTTCAAGCCGGACAGCGCAGCTTCACGGATTGCTTCTGCGATGCGGGTGTCAGTGTCTTCATCGGTGATGTGATCATCAGGGTAGAACTTCGGGCCCTCCGGAAGCAGCTCGGTCATCACCTTAATGAGCGTTTCGACGTTTTCTCCTGAGGTCGAAGACACAGGCACAACTTCGCTGTTGCCACCGAGCAACTCATGCAGTGCCATCAGCTGGGCTGCCACCATGTCGCGGGACACGCTGTCCGCCTTAGTGACGATGCCGAGGATGGGAGTTTTTGGCGATACATTTCGTACAGCGTCAAGGATCCAACGGTCGCCTGGGCCAATCTTTTCATTAGCTGGGACAGTGAAACCAATCAGATCAACATCAGCGTAGGTATCTTTGACTGCTTCGTTCAGACGCTCACCCAGCAGGGTGCGTGGACGGTGCAGACCTGGGGTATCCACCACAATGATCTGTGCATTCTTGCGGTGTACCAAGCCACGGATTGGGTGACGAGTAGTCTCTGGCTGGTTAGCAGTAATCGCGATTTTCTCGCCGACCAGTGCGTTGGTCAAGGTGGACTTACCGGTGTTTGGGCGGCCCACGAAGCTGACGAATCCGGAGCTAAAGCCCTCAGGAGTATCGGTAAAACTCATAAATCCTCTTTAAAGATTGGGATGATCGAACCAGCCACTTCTAGAATGAAATGTGGGCTGGTTTCCTTGGACGTCCCAGCATAGTCCTGTAGTTAGCTAAAAAGAATTCTATGCTTCAGATTCTGCATCAAGATCGCCCACTACAACTACTGCTGAGTGCATGCGTAAACGACCTCGACGGTTTTTTGCGCCTTCGGCAGTGAGCTTTAAGCCACAGGATTCCACTGTTGCTCCGGGCAGTGGTACGCGACCCAGTTCGAAAGCAATGAGGCCACCGATGGTGTCCACCTGGTCTTCGATCTCATCGCCGAACTCGATTTCTTGTTCAAGTTCTTCTTCGATATGGTCCTTGAAATCTTCCAAAGATAACCGTGAGACCACGCGATATATGCGCTCCCCGATCTTTTCTATGGGCGCTACTTCGCGGGCATCGTACTCGTCGGCAATTTCGCCAACGATTTCTTCCAAAATATCTTCAATGGAAATCAGGCCAGCCACGCCACCATATTCATCGACA from the Corynebacterium crudilactis genome contains:
- the recO gene encoding DNA repair protein RecO, producing MRRESFRDRALVVKTYDFGEADRIIVLLTRNHGIVRGVAKGVRRSKSRFGSRLQLFVELDVQLYPSRKLSTISGADTVAYYASGIIEDFTRYSCASAILEIATHIAGLEKDPHLFEETTRALKNIQDSAEPVLDLDEFMLRAMNHAGWAPSLFDCASCGRPGPHTAFNPGAGGAVCLYCRQAGSIAVPAETLHMMWLVANGHTARIPLEHPEQQSTIHRLTTAHLQWHIERKLPTLAVLDQA
- a CDS encoding isoprenyl transferase, whose amino-acid sequence is MSEFQVPQIPAQFLPEHIALVMDGNGRWATDRGMKRTEGHKRGEAVLLDVVDACIELGVPYLSAYAFSTENWRRSTDEVRFLMGFNRDVLRRQRDSLHEKGVRVRWVGRRPRLWRSVIRELESAEELTKDNTTMTLAMCVNYGGRAEIIDATREIARLAAAGELRPEQINEKTFANFLDEPDMPDVDLFLRPSGEKRTSNFLLWQSAYAEMVYQDKLFPDFKKQDLFDAVLEYAKRDRRFGSA
- a CDS encoding VIT1/CCC1 transporter family protein; this encodes MSTNQPTPEQIKRWRGYLANERSEAAAYRDLARRRSGEEQEILLTLADAEDRHADYWVEQLGDAAQNPPKPDAKTQLLGFLARRFGSVFTLALIQSAETRSPYDDDIDAPQHISADERIHAEVVRGLASRGRERMSGNFRAAVFGINDGLVSNVALVIGVMATGVPAQIVLITGVSGLLSGALSMAAGEYISVRSQTELLDASLPDPKAREALHALDVESNELELVYRARGMSEDEAKVKAKRVLAKIGEQKRVSDNVLGSTEVQSAGSARSAATFSFLAFSVGAFLPIIPYVFGLEGLVAAVTSLILVGISLMATGATTGLLSGKPPGVRALRQLAIGYGAASVTYVLGLLFGMIL
- a CDS encoding HNH endonuclease signature motif containing protein, which codes for MSALTTHVATVTTALHAISNHLGTFITDDDTTPEQYATLEDDLINLENAINHHATIAAQAAALAERTNAAHTIGSTHLIDYLTTTFGLSKARAHHRITLAHSLYPKPTTPSPGSNGDKSNGGPDGSSNDDDSGDDDPDPEPEAEPGQEPASGSEPGTSGGAGTPEPTHPGGTHISAEKHAIITDELTHLNPNTTPSYKDLRDQALGQAIWRTPEDLRTWLRHQITTANTVYPNPITAMGKRYLALSKPDANNMVRIHGLIPASTAALITANTAPLTKRGDLVDIPASDDTRNRGQRYADALHHIMDTYNHGIVTPARGGTASIIISMTTDDIDDINHSDASPLNTLYPTNTGYSLNLAEIMNLIAAKYDFAVLLDGATGQPLNVHRMQRNANLTQRIAVFASELVCSAPNCDRPQLECEIHHLDPWIRGGLTNLVNLTQQCFNHHPRNDDTRSGVNGKGFMDRDPVTGRVGHYPPGGDNGPVFNRSAAADASGGAWARRKHRATGPPGGQQPPDPPGPYPNDGGLFHRPAS
- the era gene encoding GTPase Era, coding for MSFTDTPEGFSSGFVSFVGRPNTGKSTLTNALVGEKIAITANQPETTRHPIRGLVHRKNAQIIVVDTPGLHRPRTLLGERLNEAVKDTYADVDLIGFTVPANEKIGPGDRWILDAVRNVSPKTPILGIVTKADSVSRDMVAAQLMALHELLGGNSEVVPVSSTSGENVETLIKVMTELLPEGPKFYPDDHITDEDTDTRIAEAIREAALSGLKNELPHSVAVEVDEILPDPERNGVLSVHAIIYVERPGQKDIIVGHKGQRLGRIIHTSRQDIIKMLGQNVFLDLRIKVLKNWQSDPKALNRLGF